A single genomic interval of Bacteroidota bacterium harbors:
- a CDS encoding biopolymer transporter ExbD — MSVRFQKKSARTKQDIPTASLPDIVFMLLIFFMVSTVLREVDLQVRVILPDAEAIQKIEQKRLVSYVYIGPEKLEGTSVGDNRVQIDDALVPEITEIRQLMFRRLQDEPRTIISLRVDQESETGILYDVQQELREAGTLRINYSTKRLTPS; from the coding sequence ATGTCCGTCCGCTTTCAGAAGAAGTCCGCCCGCACCAAGCAAGACATCCCGACGGCGAGCCTGCCCGACATCGTCTTCATGCTGCTCATCTTCTTCATGGTCTCGACCGTGCTCCGCGAGGTCGACCTCCAGGTGCGCGTCATCCTGCCGGACGCCGAGGCGATCCAGAAGATCGAGCAGAAGCGGCTCGTCTCCTACGTCTACATCGGCCCCGAGAAGCTCGAGGGCACCAGCGTCGGCGACAACCGGGTGCAGATCGACGACGCGCTCGTGCCGGAGATCACCGAGATCCGCCAGCTCATGTTCCGCCGCCTCCAGGACGAGCCGCGCACGATCATCTCGCTCCGCGTGGACCAGGAGTCGGAGACGGGCATCCTCTACGACGTGCAGCAGGAGCTCCGCGAGGCGGGGACGCTGCGTATCAATTATTCGACAAAGCGGCTCACGCCGTCGTGA
- a CDS encoding biopolymer transporter ExbD → MGLLKRRASREAEIPTSSLADIAFLLLIFFLVTTTIDVDTGIYMELPPPLDEETPPPEIPDRNILTVLVNASGNVLLEGEFTEIPQIRPAVKRFINNRGADPTLSDSPDKGIVSFKTERQSKYEQYVKVLDEIKMGFNELRAEEARRLGFRDYEDYQTRLPQGEEDAVAQTYPFRISIAEPDATNPSATGSGS, encoded by the coding sequence ATGGGTCTGCTCAAGCGCCGCGCCAGCCGCGAGGCCGAAATCCCGACCTCGTCGCTCGCCGACATCGCGTTCCTGCTCCTGATCTTCTTCCTCGTCACGACCACGATCGACGTGGATACGGGGATCTACATGGAGCTCCCGCCACCGCTCGACGAGGAGACCCCACCGCCGGAGATCCCGGACCGGAACATCCTCACGGTCCTCGTCAACGCCTCGGGCAACGTGCTCCTCGAAGGCGAGTTCACCGAGATCCCCCAGATCCGCCCGGCCGTCAAGCGCTTCATCAACAACCGGGGTGCCGACCCGACGCTCTCGGACAGCCCGGACAAGGGAATCGTCTCGTTCAAGACTGAGCGGCAGTCGAAGTACGAGCAGTACGTCAAGGTGCTCGACGAGATCAAGATGGGCTTCAACGAACTGCGCGCCGAAGAGGCCCGCCGCCTCGGCTTCCGCGACTACGAGGACTACCAGACGCGGCTTCCCCAGGGCGAGGAAGACGCCGTCGCCCAGACCTACCCCTTCCGCATCTCGATTGCCGAGCCGGACGCGACCAACCCGTCGGCCACTGGCTCTGGAAGCTAG
- a CDS encoding MotA/TolQ/ExbB proton channel family protein — MKLYSLVLLLQETAAETSFTNELVQRFNEGGGFMWPVLICLVIGLAIGIERIITLNLADTNTRKFLARVKGALDEGGVSRALEVCENTRGPVASVFHAGLLRADEGINAVEKAVVSYGSIEMSFLERGLVWLSLFISIAPMLGFLGTVWGMVEAFDAIEQAGDISPSLVAGGIKVALLTTVGGLVVAIILQFFYNYAVSKIDRIVVEMEEASVELIDSLVLMQGSRPLAEPVAAKAIPRPPVDPGANPAQTDI, encoded by the coding sequence ATGAAGCTCTACTCCCTCGTCCTCTTGCTCCAAGAAACGGCTGCGGAGACCTCGTTCACGAATGAGCTAGTCCAACGCTTTAACGAAGGCGGTGGCTTCATGTGGCCGGTCCTCATCTGCCTCGTCATCGGCCTCGCGATCGGCATCGAGCGCATCATCACGCTCAACCTGGCCGACACCAACACGCGCAAGTTCCTGGCCCGCGTCAAGGGCGCGCTCGACGAGGGCGGCGTCAGCCGCGCGCTCGAGGTGTGCGAGAACACGCGCGGCCCCGTGGCGAGCGTCTTCCACGCCGGCCTCCTGCGCGCCGACGAAGGGATCAACGCCGTCGAGAAGGCGGTCGTCTCCTACGGCTCGATCGAGATGAGCTTCCTGGAGCGCGGCCTGGTCTGGCTGAGCCTCTTCATCTCGATCGCCCCGATGCTCGGGTTCCTCGGGACGGTGTGGGGCATGGTCGAGGCCTTCGACGCCATCGAGCAGGCGGGCGACATCTCGCCGAGCCTCGTCGCCGGCGGCATCAAGGTGGCGCTGCTGACGACGGTCGGTGGCCTCGTCGTCGCCATCATCCTGCAGTTCTTCTACAACTACGCCGTCTCGAAGATCGACCGGATCGTGGTCGAGATGGAGGAGGCCTCGGTCGAGCTGATCGACTCGCTCGTGCTGATGCAGGGGAGCCGTCCGCTGGCCGAGCCGGTGGCCGCCAAGGCGATCCCGCGCCCGCCCGTCGACCCCGGGGCCAACCCCGCGCAGACCGACATCTAG
- a CDS encoding S41 family peptidase: MKLSKSLLVLLAVVLGVAIGMQARDVASSNAEADNLRKIEEAFNFIGRNYVERVDSASLSEDAIEGMLKGLDPHSIYIDVSDMRRVRENFEASFEGIGIYYEFLDGPDDRDTLAVLMPIAGGPSEEAGLLAGDRILTVGDTTAVGWETPEVEKYLKGPKGTEVEVTVRRQGFERPIAFTITRDKIPLHTVIASHMIDETTGYIKLQRFARTTYDEFMTALRGLEAQGMERLVFDLRGNAGGLMEMAIRISDEFLPAGDLVVYTQSRRADFNREYRARAGGAFEDRPVIVLVDENSASASEIVAGALQDHDRGLVVGRRTFGKGLVQQQFQLTDGSVLQMTISRYYTPAGRLIQTPYEQGETDEDYYASKVDLVEADRKLLSGEDGAVLASALVGEVADSLRFTTDGGRTVYGGGGILPDYLVPLDTVSAALRTVIARSLDSEFARAYIDENASLRDAWEDRETEFVRTYEVSDETFRAFEDYVRDRDVEIASRPPEDDADRDNVLVRSELDAARPDIEVRVKAYLARRLFGIAAFHPVVHDIDPTFLEAMELWSQASDLAVMTER, from the coding sequence ATGAAGCTCAGCAAATCTCTCCTCGTCCTCCTCGCCGTCGTGCTCGGCGTCGCTATCGGCATGCAGGCCCGCGACGTGGCCTCCAGCAACGCCGAGGCCGACAACCTCCGCAAGATCGAGGAGGCGTTCAACTTCATCGGCCGCAACTACGTCGAGCGCGTCGACTCGGCCAGCCTCTCCGAGGACGCCATCGAGGGCATGCTCAAGGGGCTCGACCCGCACTCGATCTACATCGACGTCTCCGACATGCGCCGCGTGCGCGAGAACTTCGAGGCCTCGTTCGAGGGCATCGGCATCTACTACGAGTTCCTCGACGGCCCCGACGACCGCGACACGCTCGCCGTCCTGATGCCGATCGCCGGGGGGCCGAGCGAGGAGGCCGGGCTGCTCGCCGGCGACCGCATCCTCACCGTCGGCGACACGACGGCCGTCGGGTGGGAGACGCCCGAGGTGGAGAAGTACCTCAAGGGCCCGAAGGGGACCGAGGTCGAGGTGACCGTGCGCCGCCAGGGCTTCGAGCGGCCCATCGCCTTCACCATCACGCGCGACAAGATCCCGCTCCACACCGTCATCGCGAGCCACATGATCGACGAGACGACGGGCTACATCAAGCTCCAGCGCTTCGCCCGGACGACCTACGACGAGTTCATGACCGCGCTGCGCGGCCTCGAAGCGCAGGGCATGGAGCGCCTCGTCTTCGACCTCCGCGGCAACGCCGGTGGCCTGATGGAGATGGCCATCCGCATCTCGGACGAGTTCCTCCCGGCCGGCGACCTGGTGGTCTACACCCAGAGCCGCCGCGCCGACTTCAACCGCGAGTACCGCGCCCGCGCCGGCGGGGCCTTCGAGGACCGCCCGGTGATCGTCCTGGTCGACGAGAACTCGGCGAGCGCCTCCGAGATCGTCGCCGGGGCCCTCCAGGACCACGACCGCGGGCTCGTCGTCGGGCGGCGGACCTTCGGCAAGGGCCTCGTGCAGCAGCAGTTCCAGCTCACCGACGGCAGCGTGCTCCAGATGACGATCTCGCGGTACTACACGCCGGCCGGCCGCCTCATCCAGACCCCCTACGAGCAGGGCGAGACCGACGAGGACTACTACGCCTCGAAGGTGGACCTCGTCGAGGCCGACCGCAAGCTGCTGAGCGGCGAAGACGGGGCCGTGCTCGCGTCGGCGCTCGTCGGCGAGGTGGCTGACTCGCTGCGCTTCACCACCGACGGGGGCCGCACGGTCTACGGCGGCGGCGGGATCCTGCCGGACTACCTCGTCCCGCTCGACACCGTTTCGGCCGCGCTCCGCACGGTCATCGCCCGCAGCCTCGACAGCGAGTTTGCCCGGGCCTACATCGACGAGAACGCCTCCCTCCGCGACGCGTGGGAGGACCGCGAGACCGAGTTCGTCCGCACCTACGAGGTCAGCGACGAGACCTTCCGCGCCTTCGAGGACTACGTCCGCGACCGCGACGTCGAGATCGCCAGCCGCCCGCCCGAAGACGACGCCGACCGGGACAACGTGCTCGTCCGCTCCGAACTCGACGCCGCCCGGCCCGACATCGAGGTGCGCGTCAAGGCCTACCTCGCCCGCCGTCTCTTCGGCATCGCCGCCTTCCACCCGGTCGTGCATGACATCGACCCGACGTTCCTGGAAGCGATGGAGCTGTGGTCGCAGGCCTCGGACCTGGCGGTCATGACCGAGAGGTAG